CAGTTCAACGATTAAGCTTCCATCTACCTAATGAACAAAGTATTGTATTTGAAGACGACGAGCCACTCGATAACATTATTAACAAACCCGGAATTGATCAGTCAATGTTCTTAGGTTGGATGGAATTGAATAAAACAGATCCCATAGCAAGAAGTTTAACTTATGCTGAATTTCCAACAAAGTTTGTGTGGAACAAGGATGGAAATAGAGAATGGAGCACGAGGAAACAAAGATTTTCTATTGGGAGAGTATATTATATACCTCCGGGCAGCGGAGAATTGTACTATTTGAGTGCTTTATTGAATACAATTCAAGGTGCAACATGTTACGAAGACATTCGGACTGTTAATGGTGTATTGTACTCCTCATTCAAAGAAGCTTGCTATGCACGTGGATTACTAGATGATGACAAAGAGTATATTGATGGTATAACAGAAGCAAGTTTTTGGGGATCAGCACAATATTTAAGAAGTCTTTTTGTGACTTTATTGTTGTCAAGCAGTATGTCTAGACCCGAATTTGTATGGGAGCAAATATGGAAATTCCTTGGAGACGATATTCTTCATAGGCAAAAACGTATCCTCCAAATACCTGGTATGGCATAATTTTAAGGATACTTATCGTATTTTAAGCTTTGTGACATTTTATTTGATTtctaataatatttttactatgaccAGCCCTTTCTAATATAATATTTTGCAGAGATTATGTATAACTAAATCAGTTTCTTTTCTGACCTAGATTTTGATTTATGATTTAGATTCTGACCTAGATTTTGATTTATGATTTAGATTCTGACCTAgtacttccttgactggcaaatagttcttatgcaggaagaaaaggagtatgtcttggaagaggcgatgcccgaagccgcgggcgacggggtcactcaggcagccctcaatcgttggattgatgccaacaaggatgatgtgaaatgtctaatgcttgcaaccatgagtgcagatctacagaaaacgttcatcaactcagatgctttcgcgatcatcagtgagttaaagaacatgttccaagatctggctcgggtcgaaagattcgagactcataggaaaattcttgagaccaagcttaagaaaggcgagcccgtaagtccacatgttctcaaaataattggactcattgagaatatgagtcggctggatcagcaattctctcaggaaatggctgtagagaCCATcatccattctcttcatagcggttATGATccgttcaaactgaactacagtatgaatagtctggacaaaacgctcactgagcttcacggtatgctgaagaccgctgaaaagacgctcaaaagtgataagcaagatgtgcttatggtgcgtgggggcaagttcaaaaaatcaagaaagaagaggaatgctaagaaaggtggcaagaaggctagcccgactaagcaaactggcgccaagtctgaaaagaggaaggtcagtcaacccacttctgagtccgagtgcttctactgtaagaagaaggggcactggaaaagagattgcttgaagctaaaggaagatcagaagaaaggaacagtcgttccatctttaggtattttcgttatagactgtatacttgctaattcaacttcttgggtattagatacaggttgtggctcacacttatgttccaatccacagggactaagaagaagtagaaggttaagcaagggtgaagtcgacctacgagtgggaaatggagcacggattgctgcattagctgtaggaacttattatttgtcattgccctctgggctagttttggaactggaagactgtttccatgttccaagtcttactaaaaaacatcatttctgtttcttgtttagatgctaagggattttcctttttaataaaagacaatagttgttcgttttattttaaagagatgttttatggatctgctagattagtcaatggactttatttattagatcacgacaaacaagtttataacataaataccaaaaaggccaaaaaggatgattcagaactcacctatctgtggcattgtcgattaggccatattaacttgaaactcatagaaagactttaaaaggaaggaattctagaaccatttgacttagaggattatggtaagtgtgaatgatgtttacttggaaaaatgacaaagcaacctttctctaaagttggagaaagagctactgaactattgggtttaatccatacagatgtatgtggaccaatgagtacaaatgctagaggtggtttcagctactttatcactttcactgatgacttcagtagatatggttatgtctacctaatgaagcataagtctgaatactttgacaaattcaaggaatttcagagtgaagtagagaatcaattaggcaagatgattaaggcactgcggtctgatagaggcggtgaatatctgagctatgaatttgatgaccatctgaaagaatgtggaattctattagaattgactcctcctggaacaccacaatggaacggtgtgtcggaacggaggaacagaaccttgctagacatggttaaatcaatgatgggtcaggccgaacttccaataaaattttggggacatgcactaaatacagctgcactcactataaatagagcttcgtctaaagctgttgaaaagactccatatgagttatggtttggaaagcctccaaatgtgtcttttcttaagatttggggatgtgaagtatacgtcaaacgattaatttcagacaaacttcatccaaaatctgacaaatgtatccttgtgggctatccaaaggaaacaaaggggtattacttctacaatacatctgagaacaaggtgtttgttgctcgagatggtatctttttggaaaaggatcacatttccaaaatgacaagtgggagaaaagtagacctcgaagaaattcgagtcgaacaacaaaatctagagaatgctcaagatgacaatcaggatgaaactcagagatctttagaagtatctggtgagaatcatggaccaactagaaatgtaaccccgcgtagatcgcagagatatagatctcaacaggaaaggtacttaggtattttgacgaacgagagctatgacgttctattacttgaaagtgatgaacctgcgacttacaaataagctatgacgagccctagctccaagcaatggcatgaagccatgcaatctgaattagactccatgtctgaaaaccaagtatgggatttggtcaattttccagatggctaccaagccattggaagcaaatgggttttcaaactgaaaaaggacaaggatgggaaacttgaagttttcaaaggaCACGgtatggattacgatgaaaccttttcaccagttgcaatgctaaagtctatttggataatgttagcaatcgctgcatattacgattacgaaatctggcagatggatgtcaaaatcgctttcttaaacggcgttttaacagaaactatgtttatgacacagcctgagggttttgaggatccaaagaatgctaaaaaggtatgcaagctaaagaaatcaatctacggattgaagcaggcatccaggagctggaatatatgttttgatgaagcagtcagtgactttggtttcatcaagaacgcagacgaatcttgtgtatacaagaaggtcagtgggagtaaaatttcttttctagtattatatgtcgacgacaatattacttatcggaaatgacattcctatgttgaactctgtcaagatttggtttgggaaatgttttttgatgaaggatctaggagaagcacagtacatactgggcatcaagatttacagagaaagatctaaaaggatgattggacttagtcaaagcacttatatcaaaaaggtgcttgaaaggttcaagatggcagactccaagcgaggctacctacccatgtctcatggaatgactctaagcaagactcagtgcccaaaaacacttgatgagcgtagacgaatgagtgggattccatatgcatcattaattggttcaataatgtatgctatgatatgtacacacccggaagttgcgtacgcactcagtgctacgagcagataccagtcagacccaggagaggcacattggactgctgccaagaacattctgaagtacctgaaaaggcacaaagatgacttcctggtctatggtggagatgatgaattaattgttaaaggctatacggatgcaagtttccaaaccgacaaagatgatttcagatcacagtctgggtttgtcttctgcctcaacggaggtgcagtaagctggaaaagtgctaagcaaagcaccattgcggattctacaactgaagcggagtacattgctgcacatgaagcagcaaaggaagctatatggctaaggaagttcataggtgaacttggtgtagtccccttcattaaaggaccaatagccatatattgtgataataacagagctattgcacaggcaaaggagcctagacaccaccaaagagtcaagcatgtacttcgtagatttcaccttctaccagagttcgttgaaagaaaagaagtcgagataagaaagattggaactgatgacaacatatcagatccattgactaaacctctgccgcaggcgaagcacaactcgcacactgcagctctgggaatcaagcatattggagaatggctttgatgtccttgtttaatgttttaaagttttagagtttaatactttgtaaaacattattggttaatcattcacaataaataaatagaattaatttttccatttaatttgtggtttattaaatgatgagtcccttcaatttgacgatatattcaagatagactgtcagtacagtcctgtgactaagaaatgtgtatcaagtgaacttgaatgtcaaaagttgaaaatggtccctgttTGGAGTTAGATGGACggatagaaaacgctagacgactagaatgcaagatgactagtagttctgtttcttgaactatgtggacatggcaatgtcgcaatcatttgcatagataattactttgggaagactagtatcagatatacctatgaaactttactgtaagagatgaaaatatgtcataagtaaatttcattaaaattattagacacttatcctcaatacctgagtgatttgagattacttgtttaagaactggttactttgaggTTGTCAAatgtgcattaagtctaataccaaggttcagattaattacggacaattaattcagtgagatcaagtgatcggaacagctagctggagcaatgcttccgatcagtgagttctaatgaatattaagatcacaacttactcttgactgaacctacaaggtcacaccaatggcatgtaacagatcaccgaattaaatgaatcggaaattcatttactagcttttcgggaattagttttggaaaacataatacgatacgaccttgcatcggaatcgtatattgtatcgcggatattcgtaagctgggcgaaacgaataatcgtatcgtacgacggtgattcgtcggatacgatacgataaataatagccgtaaggcattaGTCGCAAATACGAGCCACATTAGAGCTGGCggctcgtcgagccaagcgcgcaagcgcgcaaggcccaacgagccagtgAGCTCG
This Spinacia oleracea cultivar Varoflay chromosome 6, BTI_SOV_V1, whole genome shotgun sequence DNA region includes the following protein-coding sequences:
- the LOC130464328 gene encoding uncharacterized protein isoform X2 is translated as MFLGWMELNKTDPIARSLTYAEFPTKFVWNKDGNREWSTRKQRFSIGRVYYIPPGSGELYYLSALLNTIQGATCYEDIRTVNGVLYSSFKEACYARGLLDDDKEYIDGITEASFWGSAQYLRSLFVTLLLSSSMSRPEFVWEQIWKFLGDDILHRQKLLMQEEKEYVLEEAMPEAAGDGVTQAALNRWIDANKDDVKCLMLATMSADLQKTFINSDAFAIISELKNMFQDLARVERFETHRKILETKLKKGEPVSPHVLKIIGLIENMSRLDQQFSQEMAVETIIHSLHSGYDPFKLNYSMNSLDKTLTELHGMLKTAEKTLKSDKQDVLMVRGGKFKKSRKKRNAKKGGKKASPTKQTGAKSEKRKVSQPTSESECFYCKKKGHWKRDCLKLKEDQKKGTVVPSLGTKKK
- the LOC130464328 gene encoding uncharacterized protein isoform X1, which gives rise to MFLGWMELNKTDPIARSLTYAEFPTKFVWNKDGNREWSTRKQRFSIGRVYYIPPGSGELYYLSALLNTIQGATCYEDIRTVNGVLYSSFKEACYARGLLDDDKEYIDGITEASFWGSAQYLRSLFVTLLLSSSMSRPEFVWEQIWKFLGDDILHRQKRILQIPVLMQEEKEYVLEEAMPEAAGDGVTQAALNRWIDANKDDVKCLMLATMSADLQKTFINSDAFAIISELKNMFQDLARVERFETHRKILETKLKKGEPVSPHVLKIIGLIENMSRLDQQFSQEMAVETIIHSLHSGYDPFKLNYSMNSLDKTLTELHGMLKTAEKTLKSDKQDVLMVRGGKFKKSRKKRNAKKGGKKASPTKQTGAKSEKRKVSQPTSESECFYCKKKGHWKRDCLKLKEDQKKGTVVPSLGTKKK